One segment of Rhizobium jaguaris DNA contains the following:
- a CDS encoding maleate cis-trans isomerase family protein, producing MSAGASKSVKKIGAIVPVSTRNPIPFEIIDDALISNWLVEQHLANVEYNSVQTPEPDTEIYDFRYYEGLADESLLRAAALKLGEAGCNSVVWGCTSASFLKGLDYARNQARLLAESAGVPATSTSIAFLAALDILGSTKVDVLLPYSPEIAEKLVIFLSEAGISVGSVWHMKAPARGSFFEIDIESELARVSSTLSSHDPILLPCTAISSLARIEILENVSGRPIITANLVTIWHALVLAGVKPSITGAGSFLRAYARQLAGLPLGRALKRS from the coding sequence ATGTCGGCAGGTGCTTCGAAAAGTGTAAAAAAAATCGGTGCCATTGTACCCGTTTCCACTCGCAATCCTATTCCGTTCGAAATCATAGATGATGCTTTGATCTCGAATTGGCTGGTGGAGCAACACTTGGCCAACGTCGAGTATAATTCTGTGCAGACACCCGAGCCTGATACTGAAATCTATGACTTCCGATATTATGAAGGGCTAGCAGACGAAAGTCTACTGAGGGCGGCCGCATTGAAGTTGGGAGAAGCAGGATGCAATTCGGTCGTATGGGGGTGCACCTCAGCTAGCTTTCTGAAGGGGTTAGACTACGCACGGAACCAAGCGCGATTGCTGGCGGAAAGTGCCGGCGTGCCGGCAACGAGTACATCGATCGCGTTTCTGGCAGCGCTCGACATCCTGGGCTCAACAAAGGTAGATGTGCTATTGCCCTATTCACCTGAGATAGCAGAAAAACTTGTCATATTCCTCTCTGAAGCTGGAATCAGCGTGGGTAGCGTGTGGCACATGAAAGCACCCGCGCGCGGAAGCTTTTTCGAAATAGATATTGAAAGTGAACTGGCCCGAGTCTCATCAACGCTAAGCTCTCACGATCCAATTCTGCTTCCTTGTACAGCAATTAGTTCGCTGGCTCGCATCGAAATTCTCGAGAACGTTTCAGGGCGGCCAATTATCACCGCCAACCTGGTGACAATCTGGCATGCGCTCGTGTTAGCCGGGGTCAAGCCAAGTATTACTGGCGCGGGGTCGTTTCTACGGGCGTATGCCAGACAACTTGCTGGCCTTCCGCTTGGCCGGGCACTTAAGCGATCCTGA
- a CDS encoding polysaccharide deacetylase family protein, with protein MTEAENSKPWQWPDNQWCDRVNLVRAGKRLTPPWPEGKRCAVALSFDVDHETNELRDGGKSIARLSWGQYGHRRGMPRIMSLLHKHDVMATFFVPAVAAKLYPEEQRAIAEEGHEVGLHGWIHERNSELPAADERDLMLRSAEALELITGARPCGMRTPAWDFSEKTLSIAREMGLTYDSSLMADDSCYELLERGERTGIVEIPVEWIRDDAAYLWPTANMYGPAPDDVLKIFMREFERAYEEGEMFQLTLHPHVIGYRSRIWILEELILAAKAKGDVWFATHRQVAEHVSAAL; from the coding sequence GTGACGGAAGCAGAAAATTCGAAACCGTGGCAGTGGCCTGATAATCAGTGGTGTGACCGCGTCAACCTAGTCCGCGCAGGCAAGCGATTGACGCCACCATGGCCGGAAGGCAAGCGCTGTGCTGTCGCTCTGTCGTTCGACGTGGATCATGAAACCAACGAACTGCGAGACGGTGGAAAATCCATCGCTCGTCTATCTTGGGGGCAATACGGGCATCGGCGCGGAATGCCGCGCATTATGTCTTTACTCCATAAGCACGATGTCATGGCGACTTTTTTTGTCCCGGCCGTCGCTGCAAAGCTGTACCCAGAAGAGCAACGTGCGATCGCGGAAGAAGGCCATGAAGTTGGTCTGCATGGTTGGATTCACGAGCGCAATTCAGAACTCCCTGCAGCGGACGAGCGCGATTTGATGTTGCGCAGCGCAGAGGCGCTCGAACTCATTACGGGCGCTCGCCCGTGCGGAATGCGCACGCCGGCGTGGGACTTCTCTGAAAAGACGCTTTCTATTGCCCGTGAGATGGGGTTGACTTATGACTCATCCTTGATGGCCGATGATAGTTGCTATGAACTGCTGGAGCGAGGCGAACGGACAGGCATTGTTGAAATACCCGTCGAATGGATTCGAGATGACGCCGCATATCTTTGGCCGACTGCCAACATGTATGGTCCTGCGCCGGATGATGTCCTGAAGATTTTCATGCGAGAGTTTGAGCGGGCATACGAGGAAGGGGAGATGTTCCAACTCACGCTGCATCCCCACGTTATTGGCTATCGCTCGAGAATCTGGATCCTTGAAGAACTGATCCTTGCCGCCAAAGCCAAGGGCGATGTGTGGTTCGCAACCCACCGACAAGTGGCCGAACATGTGTCGGCGGCGTTGTAG
- a CDS encoding iron-containing alcohol dehydrogenase: MSHFIFNTTKSIQFGTGIVAKLGDIARSTIGTRVLLVTDPGMMKTRIVERTVKILSAAGVEVLLFEKVKADPPEEVIYCATEMARSSDVAGVIGLGGGSSLDVAKLVAVLANGGQELNALYGVGNAMGPRLPLILIPTTAGTGSEVTPISIVTTGTSEKMGVVSPILLPDVALLDPELTYDLPSSVTASTGIDAMVHAIEAFASTNANNNPISRSLAIQALKLLSGSLLDAVRDGKSEKARSDLLLGSMLAGQAFANSPVAAVHALAYPLGGHFHIPHGLSNALVLPHVLRFNAATAHEAYVDLVPHAFPALAVLEGRERVAAFCDALGALSRDCGLPQTLREVDITQDQLPRLAKDAMKQTRLLVNNPRAVTEGDAFAIYRAAL, from the coding sequence ATGTCCCATTTCATCTTCAACACGACTAAGAGCATCCAGTTCGGTACCGGAATTGTCGCCAAGCTCGGTGATATTGCCCGCTCGACAATCGGAACGCGCGTGCTTTTAGTCACCGACCCTGGCATGATGAAGACTCGTATTGTCGAGCGCACAGTGAAAATTTTGAGTGCTGCTGGTGTGGAGGTATTGCTGTTCGAGAAGGTCAAAGCCGATCCTCCTGAGGAAGTTATTTATTGCGCAACTGAGATGGCTCGCTCTTCCGACGTCGCGGGCGTCATCGGGTTGGGCGGCGGCTCGTCTCTCGATGTAGCCAAACTTGTCGCAGTGTTGGCGAACGGCGGACAAGAGCTTAACGCCCTTTACGGCGTCGGGAATGCCATGGGTCCGCGCCTACCGCTAATTCTCATTCCAACTACGGCGGGAACGGGCTCCGAGGTGACACCTATTTCCATCGTGACGACAGGCACTTCAGAGAAGATGGGCGTTGTCTCACCTATCCTCCTGCCGGACGTAGCCTTGCTCGATCCGGAGCTCACCTACGACCTTCCTTCGAGCGTTACTGCTAGCACGGGAATAGACGCCATGGTTCACGCCATTGAGGCCTTTGCCTCGACCAATGCGAACAACAATCCGATTTCCCGATCGCTCGCAATCCAGGCGCTGAAACTCTTGAGCGGCTCACTGCTCGACGCTGTTCGCGATGGTAAAAGCGAGAAGGCGCGCAGTGATCTGTTGCTTGGCTCCATGTTGGCTGGCCAAGCATTCGCCAACTCACCGGTCGCTGCAGTTCATGCGCTTGCCTATCCGCTCGGCGGGCACTTTCACATTCCACATGGCCTTTCCAATGCGCTCGTTTTGCCGCACGTCTTGCGGTTCAATGCCGCGACCGCGCATGAGGCATACGTCGATCTCGTGCCTCATGCCTTTCCCGCACTCGCAGTACTCGAAGGTCGTGAGCGGGTAGCCGCCTTCTGCGATGCGCTTGGCGCGCTTAGCCGCGACTGCGGCCTTCCCCAGACATTGCGTGAAGTGGATATCACTCAGGACCAGTTGCCCCGTCTAGCAAAGGATGCGATGAAACAAACGAGACTCTTGGTGAATAACCCGCGAGCCGTGACGGAAGGCGACGCCTTCGCGATCTATCGCGCAGCACTTTGA
- a CDS encoding helix-turn-helix domain-containing protein — MMNINTPEPLPTLGLDFLRTFVHIVERGNFTLAEVAMSPTTSAKSMQIRKLEEMLGVDLLWPFSAGSAFRALYNARLGGPPPSAPR; from the coding sequence ATGATGAACATCAACACTCCAGAACCTTTACCGACACTGGGTCTCGATTTCCTGCGGACATTCGTTCACATTGTAGAGCGTGGGAATTTCACTTTGGCGGAGGTTGCGATGTCGCCCACCACGTCAGCTAAATCCATGCAGATCAGGAAGCTAGAGGAAATGCTGGGCGTCGATCTCCTCTGGCCCTTTTCAGCCGGCTCCGCTTTTAGGGCGTTGTATAACGCAAGGTTAGGAGGACCACCACCATCAGCGCCGCGATGA
- a CDS encoding aldo/keto reductase, which yields MHNVIVNGAAIPVIGLGTYTLKGEVCSELIAHALSLGYRHVDTASIYDNEGAVGEGLRFSGVPRDEVFVITKVWYSDIAPGDLERSAEESLRRLGLNAVDLLLIHWPHPEIPLAGSIKALNAVRDSGMAQYIGGSNFPTGLLSDAACLSNAPLVANQVEYYPYLDQTRVHAACRAAGMAMVAYSPLGRGGTLLEEAVIREAAKLHLKSPVQIVLRWHVQQAGVVAIPRTERKERLAENIDVFVLIFPVRRWPLSRGSGRAICASTLTKVTTRQNGICLPSIFFAGIPDGQTGVARDAITVPLTIRAIHCTNGPGIRMPGG from the coding sequence ATGCATAACGTCATAGTGAACGGCGCGGCAATTCCGGTAATCGGGCTTGGAACCTATACCCTTAAGGGCGAAGTGTGCTCGGAGTTAATCGCGCATGCACTTTCGCTCGGCTACCGCCATGTCGACACCGCATCAATCTACGACAACGAGGGCGCGGTGGGCGAGGGACTGCGATTTTCCGGCGTACCGCGCGACGAGGTCTTTGTTATAACCAAAGTCTGGTATAGCGATATCGCACCGGGAGATCTGGAACGATCAGCAGAGGAGAGCCTGAGGCGACTTGGCCTAAACGCTGTCGACCTGCTACTGATCCACTGGCCTCACCCGGAAATTCCGCTGGCCGGATCCATTAAGGCGCTGAACGCCGTTCGCGATTCCGGCATGGCGCAGTACATCGGTGGGTCGAACTTCCCAACCGGGCTGCTTTCGGACGCGGCGTGCCTGTCGAATGCTCCGCTGGTGGCCAACCAGGTCGAATATTATCCTTATCTCGATCAGACCAGGGTTCATGCCGCCTGCCGCGCGGCCGGCATGGCGATGGTCGCCTACAGCCCACTCGGCCGAGGCGGAACGCTGCTCGAGGAGGCGGTAATCAGGGAAGCCGCCAAGTTGCACCTCAAGAGCCCGGTGCAGATCGTGCTTAGATGGCACGTGCAGCAGGCGGGCGTGGTCGCCATTCCGCGCACCGAGCGCAAGGAGAGGCTGGCGGAAAACATCGACGTATTCGTTTTGATCTTTCCGGTGAGGAGATGGCCGCTATCTCGCGGCTCCGGTCGCGCAATCTGCGCTTCTACGTTAACGAAGGTTACCACTCGCCAAAATGGGATATGCCTGCCTAGTATCTTCTTCGCGGGCATACCCGATGGACAAACTGGCGTTGCCCGCGACGCGATAACGGTGCCACTGACTATTCGCGCTATCCATTGCACTAATGGACCCGGCATTAGGATGCCGGGCGGGTGA
- a CDS encoding GMC family oxidoreductase → MYDFIIVGGGSSGTVLANRLSADASKRVLLVEAGADFPPDSVPDDILDGNPTRAYFNPRYQWKDFDATMEQGHRAAEHYEQARVISGGSSINAQVANRGAPADYDEWSASGATGWDWESVLPFFRRLESDLDFDDEYHGQDGPLPIQRIKRSDWTGYIKAVSEAYLRKGIPFVSDFNGEFMNGHSVVPLTSRNGQRVSAAMGYLTSAVRARHNLRILADTTVTKLTSVDGAITGIGTENKEGRVTYEGANVALSASALHPPALGSLYFWVNRSYSTGSVRLKGPSHLIGPDVQFNMLSDERDFDRLKSAFCFISRLLFDSNLSSVAIAPFPTAWTGRAKQISRYSRLNYELTGIVAAPMDSYGLSLIKTHLPILARWT, encoded by the coding sequence ATGTACGACTTCATTATCGTGGGTGGCGGGTCATCTGGAACCGTTTTGGCCAACAGACTTTCGGCCGATGCCAGCAAGCGCGTCCTCCTGGTCGAGGCGGGAGCTGACTTTCCGCCAGATTCCGTCCCTGACGACATTCTTGACGGTAACCCAACGAGAGCTTACTTCAATCCCCGCTACCAATGGAAAGATTTCGACGCAACCATGGAGCAAGGCCACCGTGCTGCCGAGCATTACGAGCAGGCGAGAGTAATTAGTGGAGGCTCCAGTATCAATGCGCAAGTGGCTAACAGGGGTGCGCCGGCCGATTATGACGAATGGTCAGCGAGCGGAGCGACCGGCTGGGATTGGGAATCCGTGTTACCCTTCTTCCGCCGTCTGGAAAGCGATCTTGATTTCGACGACGAGTACCATGGCCAGGACGGCCCGCTGCCGATTCAGCGCATAAAGCGGAGCGATTGGACCGGCTATATCAAAGCCGTCTCTGAGGCCTACCTTAGAAAGGGCATTCCCTTCGTGTCCGATTTCAACGGTGAATTCATGAACGGCCACTCAGTCGTTCCGCTGACAAGCCGAAATGGGCAGCGTGTTTCTGCGGCCATGGGTTACCTGACATCGGCCGTAAGGGCGCGTCATAATCTTCGAATATTGGCTGACACGACGGTCACCAAGCTTACTTCCGTCGACGGGGCAATCACCGGCATTGGAACGGAGAACAAAGAGGGCCGCGTGACTTACGAGGGCGCCAACGTCGCGCTTAGCGCAAGCGCACTACATCCGCCTGCGCTCGGGTCCCTCTATTTCTGGGTCAATCGTTCATATTCAACGGGATCGGTGCGGCTGAAGGGCCCGTCGCACCTCATAGGACCGGACGTGCAGTTCAATATGCTTAGTGACGAGCGCGATTTCGATAGATTGAAGTCGGCCTTCTGCTTCATCTCGCGTTTATTGTTTGATTCAAATCTGTCCTCCGTAGCCATTGCCCCTTTCCCAACAGCTTGGACCGGGCGTGCCAAGCAGATCAGTAGGTACAGCCGCCTGAACTACGAGCTAACCGGTATCGTTGCCGCTCCTATGGACTCATACGGCCTCTCATTGATTAAAACCCATTTGCCCATTCTCGCCCGATGGACATGA
- a CDS encoding ISL3 family transposase: MRAYFQPSDLIPAELNVEAVHHRPDVIVVTAHGQSRGCSCPECGTTSHRVHSRYARIITDLPCAGRRIKLHLTVRRFVCDVVHCRRKIFAERFGDGVIRPMARRTARLETLVHHLALALGGRPAARFADRLGLPVSNDTLLRTVRRYDRPPPPPPSVIGIDDWAWRRNHRYGTIICDLERRKTIALLPDREPSTAKAWLVEQPQIEIVARDRGGGYAQAAAQALPQAEQIADRWHLMENASHAFLDAVRKSMRQVRMAVGTATVNPRLLTAAERLQYEGYLRREETNSVIRGLVGDGVSIKEIMRRTGHSRKLVRSVIRGQRTDIFRVRQTSLEPHLPWLEAQWDAGSRNGAELWRQLRLAGFGGGLRVVTEWATRRRRAEKAENGLGHAPAARTIARLMTLERNNLTKAQTMTVAAIEEHLPDLVEARDVVESFHEMLRRKSRNDLDSWIDRAETSLVASFANGVIRDRAAVQNAITSIWSNGQTEGQITKLKLIKRQMYGRGKLDLLEARIVGAP, from the coding sequence ATGCGAGCCTATTTTCAGCCTTCCGATTTAATCCCTGCCGAGTTGAACGTGGAGGCAGTGCATCACAGACCCGATGTAATCGTCGTCACTGCACATGGTCAGTCCCGAGGTTGCAGCTGTCCCGAATGCGGCACGACCTCCCATCGTGTACACAGTCGCTATGCTCGAATTATCACCGATCTGCCGTGTGCGGGCCGAAGGATCAAATTGCATCTGACGGTCCGACGCTTCGTCTGTGATGTCGTCCATTGCCGCCGAAAGATTTTCGCCGAGCGCTTCGGTGATGGCGTGATCCGACCCATGGCCCGCCGGACAGCACGCCTGGAGACCTTGGTTCACCATCTCGCTTTGGCATTGGGCGGTCGGCCAGCAGCACGGTTCGCAGATCGTCTCGGGTTACCGGTTAGCAATGACACGCTGCTTCGAACCGTTCGGCGATATGATCGTCCGCCACCGCCGCCGCCGAGCGTTATCGGCATTGATGACTGGGCGTGGCGTCGCAATCACCGATATGGCACGATCATCTGCGATCTGGAACGGCGAAAGACGATCGCGTTGTTGCCCGACCGAGAACCGTCGACCGCAAAGGCCTGGCTGGTCGAGCAGCCGCAAATCGAAATCGTGGCAAGAGACCGCGGCGGCGGATATGCACAGGCCGCTGCGCAAGCCCTGCCACAAGCCGAACAGATCGCCGACCGCTGGCATCTCATGGAAAACGCTAGCCACGCCTTTCTTGACGCCGTTCGCAAGTCGATGCGGCAGGTCCGCATGGCAGTCGGTACCGCAACCGTAAATCCCAGGCTTTTGACTGCCGCCGAGCGCTTGCAATATGAGGGATATCTGCGACGTGAGGAGACAAACTCTGTCATTCGTGGACTCGTCGGCGATGGCGTGTCCATCAAGGAAATCATGCGCAGAACCGGGCATAGCCGTAAGCTGGTTCGCAGTGTCATCCGTGGTCAAAGGACCGACATCTTCCGAGTCCGGCAAACTTCGCTCGAACCACACCTACCCTGGCTTGAAGCGCAATGGGATGCGGGATCACGAAACGGCGCTGAACTGTGGCGGCAGCTTCGGCTGGCTGGTTTTGGCGGAGGTCTCCGGGTTGTTACGGAATGGGCAACACGACGAAGGCGGGCCGAAAAGGCCGAGAACGGGCTCGGCCACGCGCCGGCGGCGCGCACCATCGCCCGCCTGATGACCCTTGAACGCAACAATTTGACCAAGGCGCAAACGATGACGGTCGCTGCGATCGAGGAGCACCTACCAGACCTTGTCGAAGCTAGAGATGTCGTGGAGAGCTTTCACGAGATGCTGCGGCGCAAGTCTAGAAATGATCTCGACTCGTGGATTGACCGCGCAGAAACAAGCTTGGTCGCGTCATTCGCCAACGGCGTTATCCGCGACAGAGCAGCCGTTCAGAATGCAATCACTTCAATTTGGTCGAACGGCCAAACAGAGGGCCAGATAACCAAGCTGAAACTTATCAAGCGCCAGATGTACGGACGTGGAAAGCTCGATTTGCTTGAGGCACGGATTGTGGGAGCACCCTGA